GGTCGGAGTGTTTGGGGAGCAAATTTTTAGCAGCTACGGCACCTTCTGAGTTCTTCTACCGCGTCTTCGTGCATCCcaggccagtaatacccggcgtTTTGGATTTTAGCCACAACTGCCCGGGGTGCAGCGTGAATGCCACATATGCCTGCGTGTATTTCTTGGATTAGATATTTTGCTTCTGCTGGGGATGCACATCGCAGTAGTGGTCCCAGGTATGATTTCCGGTAGAGGACGCCGTTGTTGACTTCGTATTGTAGTGCCTTGTTTTGGTTTTGTGGGCGTCATTCCTGGcgggtagggctgtaaacgaaccgaacgaacacgaacaaggtcatgttcgtgttcgtttgttaaggaaattaacatgttcgcgaactgttcacgaacgcataccgaacatatgtttatgttcgtgttcgttcgttaggaaattcagttgttcacgaacagttcgtgaacactagtctcgaacacaaacgaacacaagcaAATAAAAACGAACGAAAAcgtttaacttgaaaataaaaaataaaaacattgatATCCTTAAACATTATATAAGTAGTTAAACACAtgcatcaaatgataaatcaaaacacaagaagtctactacacTACCAAACaatgaatcaagtttaactaacttagacataattatcccaaaaaaATGGTTTAGAATGTctaaattttagctaacttagaaaaaaatagggtttcaagttttcaatagataaaaggtttattatttattaattttttaatataatcaaacgaacatgaacgaatatgaacgaacgtaaccgaacatattaccgaacgttcacgaacgcagtcgaacaaACGAGGCctgtgttcgttcgctaagctaaccgaacataattttttgttcgtgttcgttcgttaagctaatcgaacgaacataaatgaacttcctgccgaacagttcacgaacagttcgctgaacgttcagttcgtttacagccctactagCGGGGGGTAATTCACCCTTTGTGAGAAACTTTAGTATTGGGGTGTACCAACAGGGTTCTTCAGCTGTGAGGGCGGAAACCTCCCGAGGTTCGATAGAGGGCATTTGCAACATTTCTACCTTTACTTCTCTTTCCATGCCTAAGGTGGCGAGTTTGCTCAAGGCGTCTGCTATTTGGTTCTTTCCTCTATGAACGTGATTGAGCGTGACAATGTCGAATGAAGCTATAAGCTCCTTTGTTTTAGCCAAATACCTTGCCATTGACTCGTCATTAGCCTCATAACTTTCGTTTACTTGATTATTAACCAGCAAGGAGTCAACATACGCGTCAACTCTTGTGGCTCCCATAGATTGGGCCATCCTCAGGCCTGCGAGTAGCGCCTCATATTCTGCTTTGTTGTTAGAACATTCAAAATAGAAACGTAAGGCGTACATCAATCGTATTTCGTCTGGGCTTATCAGCATGAGACCTGCCCCAGAGCCTTTCCCGCTGGACGATCCGTTTGTGTAGAGCTTCCAAGTTTGTCTGGCTGTACTGGACTCTGGGATGTCCTGAATTGCGGGGTCCTGTATAATTTCTCCCTCAGGGACTTCGGCCAAGAAATCGGCGATCACCTGTCCCTTGATTACTGTCCGCTTTTGATACTCGATATCCAGGGCTCCTAGTTCAATCGCCCATTTGGCTAATCTTCCTGATATCTCTGGTTTGTGTAAAATTTGCTGCAGCGGGTAATTCGTTAAGACCTGCACGCGATGCCCCTGAAAGTATCTTCTGAGTCGCCGAATGGCGTGGACTAGCGCCAGGACCAACTTTTCGAGTGTTGGATACCGCGTTTCCGGTCCCGTCAGAACTCGGCTGATGTAATATATAGGCGTTTACTTCCCGTCTCTTTCCACCATAAGTATCGCGCTTACTGCGTTGTGGGCCACTGCCAAATACATTTTAAGTACTTCTTTTGGGTATGGCGCTGTTAGCATAGGTAGTTTCTCGATGAAGCGTTTCATGTCTTGTAGGGCTTCTTACTCTTCGCCGGTCCATTTGAAATTTTTCTTGTTGAGGCAATCTTTTAACGTCTTTATAAATGGAAAAGACCTCTCGGCGTGTCTTGCTAGGAATCTGTTTATAGCCACTAAACGCCCATTTGACGCTTGCGCTTCTTTCAAAGTCCTGGGAGAAGGCATCCGCGTTATGGCGGCTACCTTTTCCGGGTTAGCTTTAAAGCCGTCCCGGGTGACTACTACCCCCAAGAACTTGCCCTCCTCTACCCCAAATGAACATTTCTTGGGGTTGAGTTTGATATTGTATTCTCTGAGCTTTTGGAAAGTTTCTTCAATGTCTTCAAGCATTTTGCTTTTCTTCCCTGCTTTTGATTACCAAATCGTCAACGTACACTTCTAAGTTTCTGCCGATTTGTGTTTCGAAAGCTTTATCCATGAGCCGCTGATAAGTGGCTCCGGCATTTTGCAGGCCgaggggcattttggtatagcaaaaaATGCCCACATCGGTATGAAACGCCGttgtttcttcatcttttctgGACATTATGATCTGGTGATAACCCTTATAGGCGTCTAAGAAACATTTATACCTATAAGGGACCAGAGAATCAACCTTAAAGTCCAtctctgtcacggcccccgcgcccggtttgacccggtccaggagccgcgggacagaaacctgtGGTACAACGGAAGTCTAGCAGGATcatttaaacttgaaaatgcccgaatATTATTTGtttcataattcgggataaaccccgtaatttacagtagaggaatttcataggaattcccttattttacaaaacatgttcatttatttatttatttgagccactacttcaagcctgggagtgctccgtagcacttgtTCTTGATtcacagtagatcacctgaaacatgttttaaaaatattttgtcaacggggaaatactgagtgaatcattcattttgataaaatgacacatagttataaattacagcataagagcgattacaatggcatttatcttatttttatctggccttgccacccgtgtgacgatgggcataccactattgggtccagtcacccaagtagtgacgttttgtcactgttaggatttattagcctaaccgtgagaaattagtaatgtgcacaatatcccactagccagtgattcaagataaccacgacttaatccctgtaattataacatttgaaaataatttgaggtattgtaaaacagttgataaaaagagaatgactcacattgcaagtttatacgggcagggtttagcctactgataagtcgaataacctagtttaaacaacaatgcacacgaaccaggttagtaactaatacagcatttacgataactcacgagatacaaccctcacaacaaatgacaaagtgccatactaaacatccatcgaattaacgacgaatgacaaagtataaccctaatgcgggcagcacttaaacatccattggatagtttcaatcgatcggatatttaatcgtagcagcgatcgagttaatacccggtattgtGGCAGTACCTCACTATAGTAATTTATAGTTTTGAGCAGCAATTCTTCGTTTTCGAAAGTTTTCGTCGACACAGAGGAACTGCTCATGATCTaagctatttatagctgaaatatgatgttctcgcggcccgcgtaacccATAAGCTaaactttacgcggcccgcgtggccgccTAGTCTAGGCGTAGGTCTGGTTGGTCACAAGTAGGGTCACCAGGTAGTCAACACGTGGTCCCGGAATACTTATCCGGTCAAACGTAAGTTaacacggcccgcgtaaggctaAGCTattccttacgcggcccgcctgaaacccagttttcttgattttcttgatttttcatgtacagtagggtttcaggggtccgggttcGAAATTATGGGTCGTCtagggacatttttgaaggtccttacaatCTCGGGCAGCGGGTAGGCGTCTTTGGggcatgccttattcagatcttTAAAATCAATGCACATCCGCCATGTGCCATCTGGCTTCTTTACCATTACAGGGTTTGATACCCATGTGTGCTATTTTGTTTCTCTGAGGATTCCAGTTTCAACCAACTTTCATACTTCTTTGACAACCGTTGCCTTTCGATCTGGAGCCATACTACGTTTACCCTGTGCGACTGGTTTAATGCCGGGGAGTGTTGCTAGCTTGTGCCTTATCGCGGGGTATCCCAGTCATGTCAGAGTGCTCGAAAGCAAAGATGTCCGTGTTTCTTCTCAGCAGCTGTTTCAAATTGTTTTTAACTTCAGGGGAGAAGTTGTCCCCTATTGTAACTGTCTGATCCGGATGACGTGTGCTTAATACCCATCTTTCCGGGCCGATGGCGCCGGTGGGCCCTTAGCGGCATCTTTTGGTATTCAGTACCTCTCCCAGCTTGTCTCGAAACACCGTTGTAATACCCCGCGGGGTGGGGAACTTCATGAACCCCGCGCTGTGGAGACTATAGCGTCCAATTTCCCCAGGGTGAACCTTCCGATGATTACATTGTGGTATGACTCAGCGCGTACCAAAAGGAATTTTAGGAGTATAGTCCTTTCCCGGGGCTCTTGTCCGAATGTAACTGGGAAAGTAATCTGGCCAATTGGATCAACCTTCTCTCCCGTGAAACCTTTAATAGGGGCGTGCACTGACTCAAGCAGCCTTCTATCTTCTGGTTGCATTCTATTGAAACAATGCTCGTAGATGATATCTTCAGAACTCCCGGTGTCTACCACTATCCTTCTCATGTTATAGTCACCTACCGCAGCGGATATAGTTAAGGCATCAGTGGTGAGGTGTAAATCTTCCACGCGAGGTTCAATTGTCATGGTTGCCAGCATCCAGGGTTCGAGTGTGGAAAAACTCCATTTGGCCCCTTTTCCCTTGTCCGCCTATACCATGTTTAGCTCTCGCGGCCTTTAACCCACTGCTTTGTCGTTTTCTTCCTTAACGGGAGGCGGTCCCTGTTTGATGTCTCGCACCAGGTGTGCCAATTTACCCGCTTTCATGAAATACTCGATTTGCTTCTTTAACAGAAAACAATCATTGGTATCATGGCCGCTCCCTTTATGGTATTCACAGTACTTGCTTGTGTCTTTGTTGGGGTTGTCCTTTAGCGGCTTTGGAGGGTTGAACCTGAGGTTCTCGGAGGCTAGGATTTCTGCTGGCATCTTGCTCAAACTAGGGTAATCAGACCGCGGTTTAGAGGATTCATTCCTTGAGTAGGTATTTCTAGACCTATCGTATCGCGAGTCTGTTCTATCTTTCTGATATCGGTCTCCTCTACCTTTACTTTTAGAACTCCGATGTTCTCTATCCTCCTGACCTTTCTGAGCCTCCTTCTTTCGATTGGCCGCGTGACTAGCGGCTACAGCCTTTTCTTGTATAACATATAGTTTGCCTATCCTCAAGATTTCGTCGATGGTGGGAGGCATGCCATCCCTATCGTGAAGTGTTCTTAATATCTCATCATCATTTACCCCTTGTAGGAAGGCTCCACACGCTAAATTGTTAGTGACACCTGGGATTGCCAGGCTCTCTTTGTTGAATCTAACAATAAAACATTCCATCGTTTCATTGTCTCTCCGACGAATGTGGAGGAGTTCGTTTTGATCTTTTGTGTGTTTTCTTTGTTGGCTGAACTGTAGTATGACCTTGGCCTCTAGATCTTCGAAACTGTCAATTTCCCCGATGGGTAAACTATCCCACCAGACCCGGGCTGCACCCCACCAGCGTTTGGACAAACATCTTACACCAGAGGGGCATGGGCAAACATGCTACTTCCCCGACACTTTTGAATAGGTTGAGATGGTCGTCAGGGTCGCCTAGACCATCCTACTTACCTACAGTCTGAGGCATCTTGGGCTTTTCCATGATAGAAGCTTCCGCTATTCTTCTGGTGAACTTGGATTTGAAAGTAGCATCCACTAGCTTGTAAGGTCTGGTTAGTTCGTCTTCTTCTACATTGATGGGTTGTATTGGAGGAGTTGCCCCACCATGGCTAACAGGAGGTTGAGCCGGGGTAATATTCAGTGTTGGGTTGGGGCTGTGTTGTCATACGTCGGTTCCGCTGTCGGCGGGGTTTGACTGTAAACGGGTTGTGATGTTGGGAAAGTCCACCAAGGCGGCATATAAGCCGCGTATGGCGATTGCTGAGAATAACCTTGTGGCCCCACCCTGGGGGTGTACGTTGGAGTATTGTATGGGGGTAAATACCCGTATGGGGGTGCGAAATAATATCCGGGGAAATAAGCCTGATTTCCCGGCGTGACTGGGGCGTTCAAGACTCCCGCCGGCATGACCACTGGTTGATGGGGTGGCGTAGACAACGCCACCGTTAGCACTGCCGAATACAGAGGTGGCATGGCGTAAGTGACCAAGGGTTGATAGTATTGGGGCGCGCTCACCGGTGGTATGACGGTGCTTGGGCTAGCCGATGTAAAAACAGGCATAGTGCTACGACGTATAGTCTGTGCACTGGAGGTTGTTGCTGGGGCGAAAACATTCACGCCTGTGGTAATTGGTCCAACTGACTGGAACTGTGAAGAAGTATATGAAAATAGGTCTGCTGCCGTTGCCCCAGAAGAAACGGCGGTAGTGCCAGTAAAACCTGGTGGAGGTCCTTCTGCTTTGAATTCCAAGTCGAGAGACCTGGTCACAGCCGGTGAGGCTGGCATGGAGACAACAAGGCTTGTTTCTAACAACGGATTGCCAGTTAGCATCACCTGACTTGGTGTTACTGCTATGTTCTGATCGCTTGCCATTGGGTTTAGTCTTGTTGTTGCTACGGAAGGGTCCCACGGATGGCGTCAATGAAGAAACACTAACCTTTACAGTAGTATCCAACGAGGACTTCAACTCCTGGCGATCCGAACTGCtagctgcaaaacagaacaccgttaggactcgttacaggaatggggttattcctgtaaccaccctccggcgtgagaataagtctcggtttgggAGAAAGTTATAAGTGAATAGGGAAGAGAGAATAAGCGAGAGCAAGATGGATCATACCTTagatgtttacctctatttatagtttaccattagggttttccctaacttaggatgggctccgataagttaaggatttgcatgatcttcccaaaaGAATGGGGATTTAGTTATATGATTTATACATGCATGATGGAATATTCTAGAATAAATGTTTataattaaatatttataataaaataataggtaatgaccgGGTCGGTTTAGTCAAttcgggtcatacctcgtcaaTAAACATCCATATATaatgataaaaaaattatttattattatcatgATTGTTTTTGTAAGTAATAGCAATAAtgataataaattaataataatactatttcatcaacatcatcaccaACCCTTCTGACCATTTAAACGTTCTAACTCATTTAAAGAAAAGAAATGTGTCTTGTACGTATATATGAGTTAGTATTATTAAATACGACGGTTTGAAAATGATGcttaaatttaatttttttctaaCTATAAAGAGACAGAGACCATTACTGATGGTACTTTTGCATGCAATATGCCGCCGGCCAAAGTCCGAGTTTTTTCACTTTAAAGAATTATTCTTTCAGTCTTTtttatgaataataataataataataataataataataataataataataataataataataatagagaaaatatttttatgaataataataatttattgtcTCCATTTACAAACACAAAAGGAgggatgaaaaaaaaaactaattaaacATATCAAAACCAAAACCGAAGTAACCGATAAAATCATACCGAAATAACTAGTTCATCTTGATGCCGAAGGTTCGGTTacttcttttaaaaaaaaatgtatggTTTGGCTTCGGTTATACCTTATTTGGTTAttgtaagggtattttggtaaattTACATATATCAATAAATTCTAGGTTTTCTATTTAATAACTAagtacattaaatttgtaacttattttaaaaagttatttaaaaaaacataatttagAATGTAGGATAAATTAAGAGGTGGTGTAGTATAAATTAAaagatgtgtaggataaatttcgacatCTATAGTATAAAATTCAATAATGTGTATAATAAATGTAAGATAAAATTTTATGTGTAGGATATTTTTAGATATATGTAGGGTAAATTTTAATATTTGTGAgataaattttgatatgtgtagaataaattttgaaatatgtaggataaattttaattttttgcaGACAAAAAGTTTTAATGTGAGaatgatagtctttatgactgattaactagtaaaaaaaataataataaatgagatgaatgaaaaatatttattattttacaattgtacccaTTATTATTTTTCTTATCAAATGATCCTCTCCCTAATGTTATATTgttttaaacaataaaattgagaACTTTAGTTCAAGAATATGAAATAAAACACGTTAGCCTGCTTTTTAACATGATTAAGTATTTAGACAAAACCTATAAGACCACTCGTAGTGGgggttatttttcaaaaaaagccaaaaaaacatccCCACTCCCATTACATAGGGCGTTTTGGtgggttatttttgaaaaaaaaaatttgattaaCGTTATTATTAAAACGCCATTTTGCACTTGTTGGATGTTTGACTTGGGTTGACCCACCAATGAGAAATCACTTTTTTTTAAGGATTGAAAGgggcattatttgggcattattcccactacgccaatTTTGCAATAACGCCTCATGCTGACTGGGTTGCCACGTGTcagataatgccccatggtggagtcattatttttcttaaccactacacatggtttAAGTTCAGAAATAATATTTTTTGTGAATAATTAATTAGTAAAAGAGAATAATAAATGAGAAGAATGAAAAATCATGGTCGGCCTTgaaggtgggcggggaggaccaccggtcaGGGTCCGATATTTTGAAGGGCGCGTTATTTTTAAAAACTttaatatgtatatgtaaaaataaataaattaatagggtatacgGTATACCCATACAAATACCAACATAgacccacttacaaaactatttttatggtttagattagttattagctcattagcattaggtttagacctttagtgagcccaatacctaaTTTCGggcctaagggcacgttttttcgagctcgaacagggtacataaattctcagggccggccctgtgaaaaatatttattgttttacaattttaccttttatttttttcttctcaattaatttTTCTTATCAAATGATTCTCCCTTAATGTTATGTTGTCTTAAACAATAAATTTGAGAAGTTTAGTTCAAGAATGTGTAATAAAACATTTTAGCCTGTTTTTTTAACATGATTAACTACTTAGACAAAACCTATAAGTTCAGAAAGACTATTTCATTTTTAACTGGTATCAACTAACACTTATATTAATGTCTTATGATTATATATTAGCTAACAGGC
Above is a window of Helianthus annuus cultivar XRQ/B chromosome 14, HanXRQr2.0-SUNRISE, whole genome shotgun sequence DNA encoding:
- the LOC110907469 gene encoding leucine-rich repeat extensin-like protein 1, whose translation is MASDQNIAVTPSQVMLTGNPLLETSLVVSMPASPAVTRSLDLEFKAEGPPPGFTGTTAVSSGATAADLFSYTSSQFQSVGPITTGVNVFAPATTSSAQTIRRSTMPVFTSASPSTVIPPVSAPQYYQPLVTYAMPPLYSAVLTVALSTPPHQPVVMPAGVLNAPVTPGNQAYFPGYYFAPPYGYLPPYNTPTYTPRVGPQGYSQQSPYAAYMPPWWTFPTSQPVYSQTPPTAEPTYDNTAPTQH